In Xyrauchen texanus isolate HMW12.3.18 chromosome 23, RBS_HiC_50CHRs, whole genome shotgun sequence, a genomic segment contains:
- the atox1 gene encoding copper transport protein ATOX1: protein MTTHEFFVDMTCEGCSGAVTRVLNKLDVKFDIDLPNKKVFIESDKDTDVLLETLKKTGKTVTYVGPK, encoded by the exons ATGACG ACTCACGAGTTTTTTGTTGATATGACATGTGAAGGATGTTCTGGTGCAGTCACTCGAGTTCTTAATAAACTGG ATGTCAAATTTGACATTGATCTCCCCAACAAGAAGGTCTTCATTGAGTCAGACAAAGACACCGACGTACTTCTGGAAACACTGAAAAAGACTGGGAAAACGGTTACCTACGTTGGtccaaaatga